The genomic window CTTCAAACATGATCTGGGTAACCGGTGCATCCGTGTCTCTGAGCAAGCGCATCGCTTCCTCTACCCGATAGCGATTGACCAAGTCAGTGATCGTGCAGCCATAGTACTGATTGACGGTCCGGGAGACGGCCCGGGCCGGTATTCTCGCACGGCGTGCAAGGCGAGCCAACGTCAGATCAGGGTCCTTGTAAAGGCCATCTTGCAGCAGCGCTTCAATGGCTCCCAGAACTTCCGAGGCATTTGCTTCGTCTGCGACGTCTTCATCATCAGCTTCGCCGATCATAGCACGCGAAGCAGTCTCATCAACTGTGGTGCTGTTTGAGAGTGGCCGTTCGAGACCGGTTCTTGCCAGAAGACTGCTCGCGATCACCACAAGTACAATGCTGATCGTTCCGGCAATGACAGGGGGGGCAATTGCCTGCTCTCCGGTGCTCAAGGCGATGGAGACCAAAATGTCGGACACCCCGCTGAGCGCCAGCGCGATCGAAACACCTGTCCGCGTTTGGGCGATGGTCTTCTCACTTCCCAGCCGGGTGTTAGCCAGAATGCCATCCGATGGCTTCGAGGAGTAGATGAGCCAACCATAGAGCAGAAATTCGGCAGACAGAATGAAATCAATGCCAACCGGCGCCAACCAGATGGCGGCGATCACGAACACTGGCCACAAACCATGCAGGACAGACAGCCTTTTGTCGTCGAGCGAACGGAAAGCGGCAAAGGCAACAATGGGAAGAAAGGCAGCGAGGATGGGCTGGATCACCCGTACCCACTCGAGCCCTGTTTCCCAGCGAAGGCCGACGATGGTCGTCTGGAGCGCCGATCCAGCCAGAAACAGGATGAACCAGATTTCCCTGCAGCCCCGTTTGACCAGCAGAAAGAGGATCAGCAACAAAACCGCAGTGGCGATGAAGGGAAGCGGGATAGCGGGCATGAGGGATCTCAAAAACAATCCCGCCCCTAACAGGAGGGGCGAGATCTGAATTTGCTAAGGTCCGGCGCAGGATCAGTCGCGCAGCAGCTCGTTGATCGAGGTTTTCGAACGGGTCCGCTCGTCAACGCGCTTGACGATGACGGCGCAATAAAGGTTCGGGCCGGGCGTACCGTCAGGCAGCGGCTTGCCGGGCATGGTGCCCGAGACAACCACGGAGTAGGGCGGTACTTCGCCCATGAAGATCTCGCCCGTGCTGCGGTCGATGATCTTGGTCGACGCGCCCAGATAGACACCCATGGACAGCACCGAGCCTTCACGCACGATCACGCCTTCGGCGACCTCGGCACGGGCCCCGATGAAGCAATTGTCCTCGATGATCACGGGACCAGCCTGCAACGGCTCGAGAACGCCGCCGATACCGGCGCCACCGGACAGATGCACATTCTTGCCGATCTGGGCGCAGGAACCGACGGTTGCCCAGGTGTCGACCATGGTGCCCTCATCCACATGGGCGCCGAGGTTCACGAAGGACGGCATCAGCACCACGCCCTTGCCGATGAAGGCAGAACGGCGAACGATGCAGTTGGGAACCGCACGGAATCCGGCCTGTTCGAACTGGGTCGCACCCCAGCCGTCAAACTTGGACGGAACCTTGTCCCACCAGGTTGCCTCGCCCGGACCACCCTTGATGACTTCCATGGCATTCAGACGGAAGGAAAGAAGCACGGCCTTCTTGAGCCATTGATTGACAACCCATTCTCCGTCGGCAGACTTCTCGGCTACGCGGGCTTCGCCATGGTCGAGGAGCGTCAGGGCAGCTTCGACCGCGTCGCGGATTTCGCCGGTCGTGCTGATGGTAACGGTATCGCGTGCGTCAAAGGCTGCTTCAATGATGCTCTTGAGCGCAGGCAGATCGTTCTGGGTCATGTCTCTCGCTTTCAACTAGTGCGTTTTTGAACCTGATCCGGTCAGCCGGATTGGCAGAAAACACCATATTTCGATCTATTGTACAACTCCTCGAGGCGGAGGCATCGGAAATTGCACGGGTCTGGATAAAAGAATGCAGGTGTCCGGCGGCAGGGACCACCGAAACTGTGGCGCAAACCATAAGCAACCCGCCAGTGAAGTCAATCATTGAAAGAAGAAAAGTGGGCCAGCATGTCGACGGTCACTGCCATGGCGTCCATCCGCGATCCGCAATAAAAAAGGGCGGCTGATTAGCCGCCCCGAAAGAAAGGACTTTACAAGCCCCTATGGTCTAGCTTGCCAGCCTCTCCGGCTGTTGATGCCGAGCCTGCCGGTTCTTCCCTTCGTCTCTGCGTTCCGGGCCGCTGTAGGACGGATCGTCGACTTCGCGTCGATCCAGCGGGCCGCGCCTGAGACTGAGGATGAAGTCCGTGACTTCCTGTTGCAGGGTTGCTGCATCGCGGGTCATGCGCTCGGCCGATGACATCACGAAATTGGCAGCCTCACCGGTTTCCTTCGCGTTCGAGGACACATTGTCAATATTCTCGGCCACCTGAGCGGTCCCGGCATGGGCTTCCTCGATGTTGCGGGCGATTTCCGTGGTGGCGGCATTCTGCTGTTCGGCGGCGGCTGCAACGGCAGAGGTGATTTCCTCGATCTGGCTGATCGTGCCCGAGACATTGCTGAAGGCAGAAACGGCCTGCGAGGTTGCCGACTGAATCTGATGGATCTGCGCTGTGATCTCGCCAATCGCCTTACCGGTTTGTCCGGCCAGCTCTTTCACTTCCCCGGCAACGACGGCAAAACCCTTCCCGGCTTCCCCGGCGCGCGCCGCTTCGATGGTTGCGTTGAGCGCCAGAAGGTTCGTCTGTTCCGCAATGGCCGAAATCAGTTCGACCACGCGGCCGATGGTTTCTGCCGCGTGGGAGAGGCCATTGATCTTGTCTTCGCCCGCCCGGACCTCCGAGACCGCTTCCGCCGCTACCTTGGCAGAGCGTTCAATCTGGGTGCCAATCTCGGCCGAACTTGCGCTCAGCTCCTCAACGGCCGCAGACACGGTTTGCACGTTGATTGAGGTTTCATGGCTTGCAGATGCAACAAGGCTGGCGCGTTCGTTGGTGTTGCTGGCGCTCCGGGTCATGTTGGAGGCAGTGTCGTTCATCTGGGTGCCAGCTTCGGACAGATAGCTGGCAATCTGATTGGTGGCCTTTTCGAAATGCTCGGTCTTTTCGGCAAAATCCTGAATGCGTGACTGGACGCGAACAATCGCTTGGTTGATCTGTTCCGAATAGGCCAGGAAGGCGCCCGGCATCCCGAGCAGCTGAATGCGCCGGTAATATTTGTTGCGCGACATTGCGTTCGTTGACGCGACAGCTTCTCGCATGAAGGTGTCGAACCGGTCGGCCTGATAGTTGACAGCAACCATCAGATCACCGAGCACGCCGCTATCGCGGCTTTCGTCGGTGCGGCTTTCAAGCTCCCCCTTGCCCAGAGCCGTCGCCACCTCAGCAATATGACGAATGGAGCTCTCCGCCTTGAAGCTGAAGACAAGCTGAGCCGCCATCAAAAGAGCGGACAGGCCAAACAGGATCGTGGCGAGCAGGGACGATCCTGCCATGAATGACACAAGTCCGGCGACAAGCGTCACCAAAGCGCCGATGGCAAGATATCGGGCCTTAGAAAGAGAGGACGAACTGATCATATGTCACGGCTTTCTCTTTGAGCAGATCATTGAGCTGTGCATAGCCAGCTTCCAGACCCTGCTTGCGATTGGTGTGTTGATTTTCGGTGCTGCACAGCTGGCGATAGAGTGGATCAATGATCGTTTCGATGGCCGTGAAATTGGGAGAGCGCCGGGAGGAATGGTAGCCGATCACCTCGCCCTGACCATTGTAGGTCGGCGTGACATGGGCAAAGACCCAATAGTGATCACCGTTGGAGCAGAGATTCTTGACATAGGCAAAGACCTCGCGCTTGGCTTCGATCGCGCCCCAAAGGATCTTGAACACGGTCCGGGGCATTTCCGGATGGCGCACAAGACTATGCGGCTGGCTGATCAATTCCTTGTTGGAATAACCGGCGATGTCTCTGAATTGCTTGTTGCAGTAGGTGATGCGCCCGCGCGTGTCGGTCTTGCTGACCAGAATTTCACTATCCTGAAAACGCCGTTCACGCCCGGTGGGCGTTATTGTCTCTGCCATGAGGTACCCCATACAAAAGCTGAGAGGTGATTGGTCAAAGTTTTACTGGAAATGTTAAAAAAACTGTTTCAACTCGCCGTTTTCATTGGCGTTTTTTTGAATTGTATCGATTTAGATTATTTTATTTATTACGGAATTTTGAAAGTAGGAAGATAAATTAAGGGTTTGCACTTTTTCAGAGGTTAGTCTTTTACTTTTGTAACAGTTGGAATATTTACTTATCATCGTAATGAGCTTCAGACCAATATTCAATCTTGGGGCTGTTAAGATGTGCTTCACCCATTTGAGTCAGACTTTGCCCTGATTGGTACATTCCGATCAAGAAAGTCAGAAAAAGAGCAGAAATATCGCATCGAAGGGTGAGCTTCTACGGGGCTGCTTTGCACGATACTGACTTCGTGAAGGCTTCCGGACAAAACTTCGTGAGTGATAACTAGAATGTGACCAGACAAATGTACCGATGTCGCCAATTAGTATTGCCCGATTATTCGGAATAGATATAGTGATGCAGTATTCTTTAGGTTTTGCTACAAGCATATTGCACGTCTGATTGTGAAGTGTGAGGGGACTGAAATGAACAAAGCGGGTTTCGTATGTCTGATGGGTGGTCTGTTCATGTCGGCCACGGGGCTGACGCACGCCAATGAGCAGATGTTGGGGTCATTGCCGGTCTCTCCGACCAATACGTTGGCCATTGCGCCCGAATATGAACCACCGATCCAGATCATTGTCTCGCGCAAGGACCAGCACGTTCGGGTCTTCAAGGGCACCGAGGTCATCGCGACGTCACGCGTCTCCACTGGCAAGCGTGGTCACACGACCCCGACGGGCATCTTCTCCATTTTGGAAAAACGTCGCCAGCATTTCTCCAACCTCTACAACAGTGCGCCGATGCCCTACATGCAACGGCTGACCTGGTCGGGGGTTGCCCTGCACCAGTCCAATTCCGTTCCCGGCTATCCGGCCTCTCATGGCTGTGTGCGTCTGCCGGGTGGATTTGCAAAACAGCTCTTCTCGATCACCGAGCGCGGTGCCCATGTGATCATCGCTAACCGCAATGCGACCCCCGAGCCGATTGAGCATGCCAATCTCTTCCAGCCGCAGGAAAGCGACGAACTGGCCGACAAGATCTCGGCCGTTGCGCCTGTGGTGGCCCCTTCGAAGGCGCTTGGCAAGATCACCCTTCTTACCGATCATCCGGTTCAGGATACCTCAGCCCAACAGGTCGCGCGCTATCTGAACCAGCTGGAAGAGGTGAAGAAAAGCGACAAGCCCTTGCGCATCTTCATCACCCGACAGGCGCGGGGCAATCTGGTCAAGGAAGCCCAGACCCTGCTCAACCAGCTCGGGTATGATGCCGGTGAGCCCGATGGACTAGCCGGTAGCCAGACGCTGGCCGCCGTGCGCAGCTTTGTCGAAGCGCAGAATGGCAGCATGGACCAGCGCTTCTATGGCTCCAAGCCACAGATCAATCAGGCGCTCTTGCAGAATCTTTACAATGCTGCCGGCAAGGGCGAAATCCCGACGGGCCACCTTTTTGTCCGGCACAATATGAAGCCCCTGTTTGACGCCCCGATCCAGATCCGCGACACCTCCAAACCTCTCGGCGCTCACCTGTTCACCGCGAGCGCAGTCAGCCCCAGCAAGCTCAATTGGCTGTCCGTGAACCTTGACGACAAGCTGACGCCTGCCCAGCAGGAGCAGCTCGGCGTTCAGCAGGATCTCGAGGTCGAAGGCGCCGTTGATTCCACAGCCGTTCTCGACCGTCTGATCATTCCGGACAACATTCGCGCCCAAATCGACCACCTGATCGGCAATGGCGCATCCATCACCGTCTCCGACCGTGGCTTCAGCCGTGAAACGACCCCGCAAGGGACCGACTTTATCGTGTTGACCAAGCCCGATGTCAGCTACTCGAAAGTTGCCAAGGCCACCACGAACGTCAAGCGCAAGCCTGCTCAGACGAGAACCGTGATCGCCAAGAAGGCAACCAAACCGCAACGCAAGACCCTGTTCTCAGTCCTGCGTGCAAAAGTAGGCAACTGATAGAGCAAACTGTCCGGCAGAATTGAGAAACCCCGGTTGCCAAGAGGCCGCCGGGGTTTTTCTGTCATCAGTTCTTTGTGGGTTGGGCGAATGGATGTACGCCCGACGTCAATCGCTTATTCCACCGCAAACTGGTCGTCGAAACTGTAGCCGGAGCCGCGCACGGTACGGATCGGATCCTTGGCACGGCCACGGTTGATGGTCTTGCGCAGACGGCCAACGTGCACATCCACCGTGCGTTCATCGACATAGACATCATGCCCCCAGACGCCATCGAGCAACTGCTCGCGTGAATAGACACGCCCCGGGTTCTGCATCAGGAATTCAAGTAGACGATATTCGGTCGGTCCCAGATTGACCTCACGATTGGCCCGTTTGACACGGTGTGTCTCGCGATTGAGCTCGAGATCTCCTGCCTTCAGGATCGTAGCCACGAGGTCCGGGCTCGCACGGCGCAAAATGGCACGGACGCGGGCCATCAGTTCGGGAACGGAGAAGGGTTT from uncultured Cohaesibacter sp. includes these protein-coding regions:
- a CDS encoding helix-turn-helix domain-containing protein → MPAIPLPFIATAVLLLILFLLVKRGCREIWFILFLAGSALQTTIVGLRWETGLEWVRVIQPILAAFLPIVAFAAFRSLDDKRLSVLHGLWPVFVIAAIWLAPVGIDFILSAEFLLYGWLIYSSKPSDGILANTRLGSEKTIAQTRTGVSIALALSGVSDILVSIALSTGEQAIAPPVIAGTISIVLVVIASSLLARTGLERPLSNSTTVDETASRAMIGEADDEDVADEANASEVLGAIEALLQDGLYKDPDLTLARLARRARIPARAVSRTVNQYYGCTITDLVNRYRVEEAMRLLRDTDAPVTQIMFEAGFQTKSNFNRVFKAFAGQTPTSYRTAGS
- the dapD gene encoding 2,3,4,5-tetrahydropyridine-2,6-dicarboxylate N-succinyltransferase; translation: MTQNDLPALKSIIEAAFDARDTVTISTTGEIRDAVEAALTLLDHGEARVAEKSADGEWVVNQWLKKAVLLSFRLNAMEVIKGGPGEATWWDKVPSKFDGWGATQFEQAGFRAVPNCIVRRSAFIGKGVVLMPSFVNLGAHVDEGTMVDTWATVGSCAQIGKNVHLSGGAGIGGVLEPLQAGPVIIEDNCFIGARAEVAEGVIVREGSVLSMGVYLGASTKIIDRSTGEIFMGEVPPYSVVVSGTMPGKPLPDGTPGPNLYCAVIVKRVDERTRSKTSINELLRD
- a CDS encoding methyl-accepting chemotaxis protein; the encoded protein is MISSSSLSKARYLAIGALVTLVAGLVSFMAGSSLLATILFGLSALLMAAQLVFSFKAESSIRHIAEVATALGKGELESRTDESRDSGVLGDLMVAVNYQADRFDTFMREAVASTNAMSRNKYYRRIQLLGMPGAFLAYSEQINQAIVRVQSRIQDFAEKTEHFEKATNQIASYLSEAGTQMNDTASNMTRSASNTNERASLVASASHETSINVQTVSAAVEELSASSAEIGTQIERSAKVAAEAVSEVRAGEDKINGLSHAAETIGRVVELISAIAEQTNLLALNATIEAARAGEAGKGFAVVAGEVKELAGQTGKAIGEITAQIHQIQSATSQAVSAFSNVSGTISQIEEITSAVAAAAEQQNAATTEIARNIEEAHAGTAQVAENIDNVSSNAKETGEAANFVMSSAERMTRDAATLQQEVTDFILSLRRGPLDRREVDDPSYSGPERRDEGKNRQARHQQPERLAS
- a CDS encoding PAS domain-containing protein produces the protein MAETITPTGRERRFQDSEILVSKTDTRGRITYCNKQFRDIAGYSNKELISQPHSLVRHPEMPRTVFKILWGAIEAKREVFAYVKNLCSNGDHYWVFAHVTPTYNGQGEVIGYHSSRRSPNFTAIETIIDPLYRQLCSTENQHTNRKQGLEAGYAQLNDLLKEKAVTYDQFVLSF
- a CDS encoding L,D-transpeptidase family protein is translated as MNKAGFVCLMGGLFMSATGLTHANEQMLGSLPVSPTNTLAIAPEYEPPIQIIVSRKDQHVRVFKGTEVIATSRVSTGKRGHTTPTGIFSILEKRRQHFSNLYNSAPMPYMQRLTWSGVALHQSNSVPGYPASHGCVRLPGGFAKQLFSITERGAHVIIANRNATPEPIEHANLFQPQESDELADKISAVAPVVAPSKALGKITLLTDHPVQDTSAQQVARYLNQLEEVKKSDKPLRIFITRQARGNLVKEAQTLLNQLGYDAGEPDGLAGSQTLAAVRSFVEAQNGSMDQRFYGSKPQINQALLQNLYNAAGKGEIPTGHLFVRHNMKPLFDAPIQIRDTSKPLGAHLFTASAVSPSKLNWLSVNLDDKLTPAQQEQLGVQQDLEVEGAVDSTAVLDRLIIPDNIRAQIDHLIGNGASITVSDRGFSRETTPQGTDFIVLTKPDVSYSKVAKATTNVKRKPAQTRTVIAKKATKPQRKTLFSVLRAKVGN
- the phoB gene encoding phosphate regulon transcriptional regulator PhoB, whose protein sequence is MSPNVMIVEDEEALSLLLRYNLEAEGYQVEVIARGDEAESRLQETLPDLLLLDWMLPGLSGIELCRRLRAKPKTLKLPIIMLTARGEESERIRGLSTGADDYVVKPFSVPELMARVRAILRRASPDLVATILKAGDLELNRETHRVKRANREVNLGPTEYRLLEFLMQNPGRVYSREQLLDGVWGHDVYVDERTVDVHVGRLRKTINRGRAKDPIRTVRGSGYSFDDQFAVE